GCGCGACGCCGAACACCAGCCCGTCTCCGGGCACCAGCCCGAACACCAGCCCGTCCCCGCGTACCAGCCCGTCCTCGACGCCGTCTCCGGTGACGGGGGCGTGTTCGGCGACGATCGAGACGACCAACAGCTGGCCGGGCGGGTTCCAGTCGACGGTGACCGTGCGGGCGGGCAGCGCGCCGGTGAACGGCTGGACCGTGAAGTGGACCTGGCCGGGCGGGCAGACCATCAGCAGCGTGTGGAACGGTGAGCAGAGCGGGTCCGGCTCCTCCGTGACGGTCCGCAACGCCCCCTACAACGGCTCCATCGCGGCCGGCTCGTCCACCACCTTCGGCTTCACCGCCAACGGCAGCGCGGCCACCCCGGCCGTGACCTGCACCAGCCCCTGACCCTCCTCCTGGCGAGGATCACCTCCGGTGCGGGCGGGACCAAGACCCCGCCCGCACCGGAGGCTCCGGGGAACTACCGCTGCTTCGGCGGCGCGGTGCTGTCGCGTACGACGAGGGCGGTGGCGAACTCCTGACGGTTGTGGGGGAGTGGTTCGCCTCTGGCGAGCGTCACCAGCATTCTGGCGGCGGCCGCCGCCATCTCGGTCAGCGGCTGGTGGATCGTGGTCAGCGGCGGGATGGCCCAGCGCATCGGGGGCATGTCGTCGAAGCCGATGACGCTGAGGTCCTCCGGGATGCGCAGCCCCAGCTGGTGGGCCGCGTGGTAGACGCCGATGGCCTGGCCGTCGTTGGAGGCGAAAACGGCGGTGGGCGGGTTCGGCATGCGCAGCAGGCGGTGCGTGTGCGTCAGGCCGTCCTCGATCTGGTAGTCGCCCGGGCAGATGAGGTCGGGGTCGACGGGCACACCGGCGGTGTCGAGCGCCGCGCGGTACCCGTCGAGACGGGCCCGGCTGGACAACGCGTGCGACGGCCCGGTGATGATGGCGATCCGCCGGTGGCCCAGCTCCAGCAGATGGCGGGTGGCGCTGAGCCCGCCGTTCCAGTTGCCCGCGCCCACGGAGGGGGTCCGGTGGCCGGGGTCGTCCGTCGGATCCAGGAGGACGAGGGGGATCTTGCGGGTGGCGAGCCGTTCCCGCTGCAGGCCGGTCAGGTCGGAGAAGACCGCGATGACACCGGTGGGGCGGCGCATGAGCACGTCCTCCAGCCAGTCGCCGCCGGGAGTGTGGTTGCCCTGCAGCTCGGAGATGGCCACGGCCAGGTGGTGCTCGCGCGCGACCCGCCCGACACCCCGGACGATCTCCGTCGGGTAGTCGCCCGCCAGCTCGTGGAAGACCAGCTCCAGCACGGCCGCCGGGCTGGAACGCCGTCGCTGCCGGCGGAAGCCGTGCTCCCGGATGAGGTCCTCGATCATCGCGCGGGTCTCCGGCGCCACCGCGGAGCGGCCGTTCACCACCTTGGAGACCGTCGCCTTGGACACTCCGGCGAGCTCGGCGAGCTGCGCGAGGGTCAGCGGTTCTGGTTCTGATGCGGACGGCTCGTCGACAACGGTCACAAGGCGCAGTCTAACGGCGAGTTGTGCGTATGGCTCTAAATGTTTCGGTCATCGTGACCACGAAATCGGTGAACTGCCCGGCTGGCGCTTGATAGCGGGCCCGAAAACTTTCGGTCTTCGGCATGCCGGGGCTACCCGGTGAGTGATTGGGTGCCGAGCACGGTGAGCAGTGCGAGGCGCTCGGCGTCCTCGGTCCCGGGCTCGGCGGTGTAGACCATGACGCGCAGGTCGCTGCCCGTCACCGTGAGCACGTCGCAGTCCAGGGTCAGGGGGCCGACGTCCGGGTGGTCGATGGTCTTGCGCCCGGCCTGATGCCGGCCGACGGTGCCGGAGTCCCACAGTTCGGCGAACCGGTCGCTGTTCGCGCGCAGATCCGCGACCAGCCGGCGCAGGCGCTGGTCGCCCGGGTAGCGGTCGCGGGTCGCGCGCAGATCGGCGACCAGGCCCGCCTCGAACGCCCGCAGCGACTCCGGGGTGTGCCGGGCCCGGCTGCCGGGCCCGAGGAAGTGCCGCCACACCGCGTTGCGCTGGTCGCCGCGCCACCCGGACGGATCGCCCATCAGCGCGGCGTACGGCGGGTTCGCGATGAGCAGGGTCCAGCACGCGTCGAAGACCGCGACGGGTGTCCCGGCCAGCCGGTCGAGCATCCGCTGCACGCCGGGGGTGACGTACGCCGACACCGTCTCCGGGCCGGGCGGCACCAGCCCGGCCAGCCGGAACAGGTGCGCGCGCTCGGTGCCGGACAGCCGCAGGGCCCGCGCCAGGGCCTCGACGACCTGCGCCGACGGGTGGGACGCGCGGCCCTGTTCGAGCCGCGTGACGTAGTCGACGGAGATCCCGGCCAGCATGGCCAGCTCCTCCCGGCGCAGTCCGGCCGCGCGCCGGTGCCCGCCCCCGGGCAGCCCGGCGGCCTCGGGCGAGGCGCGGTCGCGCCAGCGGCGCACCGCTTCACCGAACTCCGTCGTCGCCATGCACCCAAGTCTGCACCGCCGGGCGCGGTCCTTCCTGGTACCGGGAGTCCCAGGAAGCGGAGGGCGCTGGCCGGCCGTACGGCCGGGGCGGACCCTGGAGACATGACGACGACACTGATCACCGGAGCGAACAAGGGACTCGGATTCGAGACCGCCCGCCGGCTCGTCGAGGCGGGGCACACCGTCTACGTCGGCAGCCGGGACGCCGAGCGCGGGCGCCGGGCCGCCGAACGGCTCGGCGCGCGCTGGGTCCTCCTCGACGTCACCGACGACGCGTCCGTGGCCGCCGCCGCGAAGACCGTCGAGGCGGACGGCGGACTGGACGTGCTGGTCAACAACGCCGGCATCGAGGAGCGCACCGAGACGAACGCGGTCACCGGCGCCGCGGGGACCACCGCCGACCTGATGCGGCACGTGTTCGAGACGAACGTCTTCGGACTGGTGCGCGTCACCCACGCGTTCCTGCCGCTGCTGGAGCGGTCCGCCGCGCCGGTCGTGGTGAACGTCAGCAGCGGCCTGGCCTCGCTCGCCGCCGCCTCGTCCCCCGGCTCGCCGGCGTACGCGTACCCGGGAGTCGCCTACCCGGCGTCGAAGAGCGCGGTCAACATGATCACCGTCCAGTACGCGAAGGCGTTCCCGGGGATGCGGATCAACGCGGTGGAACCCGGATACACCGCCACGGACCTGAACGGGCACACCGGCACGCAGACCGTCGAGGAGGGCGCCGAAATCATCGTCCGCATGGCGCGGCTGGGCCCGGACGGCCCGACCGGGGGCTACTTCGACGCCCGGGGCCCCCTGCCCTGGTGACTCGGAATACTGGCGTGCATGGCGTCGGAATCAAGACACATCAGCGAGCGCATCGACCGGCCGGCGGACGAGGTCTACGAATACGCTTCGGACCCGGCCAATCTCCCCACCTGGGCGCCCGGGCTCGGCGAGGCCGTGGAGAACGTCGACGGGCAGTGGTTCGTGCAGACCCCGTCGGGACGGGTCGGCTTCGCCTTCGTGGAGCGCAACGCGTACGGCGTGCTCGACCATGAGGTCACGCTTCCCTCCGGCGAGGTCGTGTACAACCCGATGCGGGTCATCCCCGACGGCGACGGCTGCGAGGTGGTGTTCACCCTGCGCCGCCTCCCGGGCGTGAGCGACGAGGACTTCGCCCGCGACGCGGGCCTCGTGCAGGCCGACCTCACCCGGCTGAAGCAGGTGCTCGAAGCGCCGGGCGCCTGAAGGGCTCGTCGCGGCACGGCAGCCGATCGCTGTCTTGCGGGTTCCGCTCGATCGGGATTCATTGCTTACCATGCGCGGTCGCTTGCGAAAGCTCATGGTTCCGGCTCGTTCCGCGGACGGTTCTCTGGCGCGAAACCGCGAATTCCGGCTGCTGTGGCTCAGCTTCACGATGTCGGTGGCGGCCGACCAGATCTTTCCGGTCACGATCACCATCGCGGCTCTCGACGCGGGTGGCACGGCCTCCACCGTCGGCGCGATCTTCACGTGCCGGTGGATCGCGATCATCGTGTTCGCGTTGCTGGGCGGGCTGTGGGCGGACCGGCTGCCGCGCCGTACGGTGATGGTCGCCTCGCTGGGTTTCCAGTGCTGTGTGGCCGCCGTCGGGTTGTCCGGCGGCACCTCCACCTGGCTCCTCGGGCTGCTGGTCTTCCTGGCCGGAGCGGCGGAGGCGTTCCACCGGCCCGCCTACCAGGCGTGCCTGTCGTCCGTGCTCACCCCCGCCCAGCGTCCGGCCGGCGCGGCGCTGACCGCAGTCTCCTGGCGGCTCGGCGCCGTCGTCGGGCCCGGACTCGGCGCGTACGTCGTGACGGCGTGGTCCGCCCGGATCGGATTCCTCGCCGTGCTGACGGCCTATCTGCTCGGCCTCGTCCTTCTCCTGCCGCTGCGCGAACCCGTCGTCAGAGCGGGGCCGCGGGCGTCGGCCGTACGGGAGATCGGCGACGGCCTCTCGGAGGTCTCACGGCGACGGTGGGTCCTGGGGGTCATCGTCGCCGTCGCGCTCCAGCAGATGTTCACGATCGCGCCGGCGCAGGTCCTGTTGCCTCTCGTCTCCCGCGAGACCTTCGGCGGCGACGCCGTGTACGGAACCGCCCTCGCCCTGCTGTCGGTGGGGGGCCTCGCGGGCGGGCTGATCGGCATGAGGTGGAGACCCGCCCGGCCGGGACTGGCCGCGATCACCGGGCTCGCCCTCTACGGCGTCGTGCCGCTCGCGCTCGCCTGGCCGGTGTCGCCGGAGTTCGTGTACGCGTGCTACATCACCGCGGGTCTCGGGTTGGAGGTCTTCGCCGTGCAGTGGGTGGTGAACCTCCAGAAGGAGATCCCGCCGGACCGCCTCGCCCGGGTCACCTCCGTCGACTGGCTGGCCGCCTCGGTCATGACGCCCATCGGCCTGACGCTGACCGGTCCGGCCGGCGCGGCGATGGGCCGTCAGACGCTGCTGCTGATCGGCGCGGCCGCCGGGTTCGCCGTGCCGATGGCGACCGTCTTCCTGCGCGGGATGTCCCGCTTTCAGAGCGACGTCACTCCACTCCGCGGGGACCCCGCTTCGGATGCGGCCTCCCCGCTCAGAACGCCCTGAGCTGTCACGGCACGCCCGCCGAACGCGACGGCACCGGTCAGAAGCACGAGTCCGGACAGCACCCCGCTGACGAAGGGCACCCAGGCGACGGCGGCCGTCGAGGCGAGGACGAGACCGACGGCGCCGAGCACGGACAGGAGCACACCGAGGGCGGCGATGCCCCGCTCCTTCCATATCGGGGCGAGTGCGATGAAGTGCACCCCGACCACCAGCGCCACCCAGGCCACGTTGGTCTCCTCGGGACGGCCCAGCATCGCCAGAACCCGGATTCCGCCGATGAGCAGGACCACCTCGGCCGCGACGACGATCAGGTAGCCGCGGCCGAACATGGGCCGCCGCGGCCCCTCGGCCGGCCGTTCCCTGCGGGCGGCGACGAACCACATGGCCAGAACGCTCGCGGCCGCCAGGCAGGCGGCCGCTTTCAGAAGGGTCACGGCCACGGGAGGGAGCGGGCTCTGTGCGTTGACAAGCACGAACACCGCGCCGAAAACCGCGCCGATCAGCAATCCAGTCATTCGCTGCATGTGATCCATTCAAACGGGTGCCGCGTCGCCCGCGCATGGGGGCCAGGGCGACAACGAGGTATGCCTGGCACTACCTCGCCGTTCCGCGGAGATAGGCGAGCACGGCCAGCACCCGCCGGTTGACGTCCTCGGTCGCCGGCAGCTCGAGCTTGGCGAACACACTGGCGACGTGCTTGCCGACGGCGGCCTCCGTGATCGACAGCGCGCGGGCCACGGCGCTGTTGGAGCGCCCTTCGGCGATCAGATCGAGCACCTCGCGCTCGCGCGCGGTCAGCCGCTGCACCGGCTCGGTGACGTCCCTGGCTTTGCGCCACATGTGCTCGAACAGGTCGACGAGCATGGTGATCAGGGTCGGTTGCCTGATCAGAAGAGCGCCCGGCGAGTAGGCGACGGGAGTCGTCCGTACGAACGCCACGGTGCGGTCGAAGACGAGCAGTTGCTGGATCGGCTCGTCGACCACACGGTGCAGGTCGCCGGAGGAGTGCAGCTCCCTGATGCGCGCCGCCTTGCCGGGATCGTCCAGCACGCTCGCGTGCACGATGGTGCGCATCTCCATCCCGCGCTGCAGGGCGTCGAGCACCCTGCGCCTGCTCCTCTGCTCCTGGCGCCCCCTGTCCGTCGAGCCCACCGGGTGCATGGCGCGCAGCTCGCGAGCGGTGTGCGCCGCCTCCAGGATCCGCCGCTGGACGAGCTCGTTGTCGTCCACGAGCTCGACGCCGACGGGGATGCCACGCAACTTGTCCACGGCATGCTCAAGCTGGAGGGCCAGCTGGGCCAGCTGAGTCGTGCCCGTGTCCACGCGCCTCCTGTCGCCCGAAAGTGTGCGTCCGGCGGTGCCAGGCTACCGATCTCGCCCTGCCCGGCCGGAAACCCGCGGCCCGAAGCGCCCGGCGTCAGCCGCGTCTCAGGGAGGCGTCAGGAAGCCGAAATGGTCCTTGCCCACGACAACCTGGTTGCGGAGCTCTCCGACCTCCTCGATCGACACGGTGATCAGGTCGCCCGCGTGCAACCGGAAGTCGAGTTCGGGCACGAGGCCGGTCCCGGTGGAGAGCACGACTCCGTGGGGATGGTTCTCGGAGTGGAACAGGTAGGCGGTCAGCTCGGTGAACGAGCGCCTGATCTGACTGGTGGAGGTCGTGCCGTCCCAGACGACGACGCCCTCGCGGGCGACCGTCATGCGGATGGCGAGGTCGGAGGCGTCCACTTCCCATGCGGGCCTGATGCCGGAGGACAGTGCACACGCGCCGGCGTACGTCTTGGCCTGCGGCAGGTAGAGCGGGTTCTCGCCCTCCACCGACCGTGAGCTCATGTCGTTGCAGACGACGTAACCGACGATCTCCTCGAACCGGTTGACCACGAGCGCCAGCTCGGGCTCGGGCACGTTGAGCACCGAATCGGACCGGATGCCGACGGGTTCGCCGTCGACGACCACCCGCCAGGCAGGCGACTTGAAGAACAATTCGGGGCGCTCGGCGTCGTAGACCAGCTCGTAGACCGATTTGAGGGCGCTCTCCTCCACCCGGGCGTCCCGGGAGCGCAGATAGGTGACGCCCGAGGCCCAGACCTCTGTGGCGCCGTCCACGGGGGCGAGCAGCCGGACCTCGCTGAGCAGGCCGTCGGGAGTGGCGTCGGCGCACATCCCTTCGATCTCCTCCTTCCGGTGCCGGAGAAGCTCGGACATGCCGGCGACCGGCAGGGTGGACAGGATGCCGTCGTTCACCACGGCGATGTGTGCGCGGGGGTCGGCATGCCGCCGATACCTAACGATGTGCACTCCGGTATCCCTTCCGCCGTGCAGCGCATGACCTCAGGCGCCCTTGCGAGCTCTGGACAAAGTCATTGTGATCGGCGACGGTGACGTTGTAAACGTTACCGATTACGTTTGCACAAGCATGATTGGGGTGATCGGGTGACCACTGTGGAGTCCGGGGCGATCTACACCGATCGGGCCGCTCCCGTGGAGGAGCGCGTGGCGGATCTGCTCGCCCGGATGACCCGGGAGGAGAAGCTCGCGCAGCTGGGCAGCGTCTGGGCGTTCTCGCTGATGGACGGCGGCCGGTATTCGGAGGAGCGGGCACAAACGGTCCTCCGGCACGGCCTGGGGCACGTGACCCGGGTCGCCGGAGCCACCAATCTCAAGGCCGTACAGGTGGCGCGGGCGGCCAACGCGATCCAGCGGTTCCTGGTGACGCGGACCCGGCTGGGGATTCCGGCGATCGTGCACGAGGAGGTGTGCTCCGGCCTGATGGCGCGCGAGGCGACCATCTTCCCCCAGGCGATCGGGGTCGCGAGCACCTGGGAGCCGGAGCTCAACCGGCGGCTGGCGGACGCGGTCCGGGCGCAGATGCGCGCGATGGGAAGCCACCAGGGGCTCTCCCCGGTGCTGGACGTGGTGCGGGACCCGCGGTGGGGCCGGACGGAGGAGACCTACGGCGAGGATCCGTATCTGGTCGCCCGCATGGGCGTGGCGTTCGTCCGGGGCCTGCAGGGCGATTGCCCGGCGGAGGGCGTCATCGCGACGGCCAAGCACTTCGTCGGTTACGGGGCGTCCGAGGGCGGGTTGAACTGGGCGCCGGCGCACCTGCCGCCTCGTCTGCTGCGGGAGGTGTATCTGTATCCGTTCGAGGCGGCGGTCCGCGAGGCGGGCCTCCAGTCGGTGATGGCCGGCTACCACGAACTGGACGGCATCCCCTGCCACGCCAACCGAGAGCTTCTCACCGAGGTCCTCCGCGGGGAGTGGGGCTTCACGGGCACCGTCGTGTCGGACTACTTCGCCGTCGACGATCTCCACTCGTATCACCGCTTCGCGGAGGACAAGCGGCAGGCGGCGGCCGCGGCGCTCACCGCGGGCACCGACGTCGAGCTTCCGGCGACGGACGCGTACGCGGACGCGCTGGCGCGTGCCCTGGACGCCGGCGAGGTCGGCGAAGGGGAAGTGGACGAAGCGGTCGCACGGGTCCTCCGGCACAAGTTCGAACTGGGCCTGTTCGAGAACCCGTACGTCGACGAGACCGCGGTCGCGGTGACGGTGAACGCCGAGCGGCATCGGGAGGTGGCGCTCGAGACGGCCCGCCGCAGCCTGGTCCTGCTCAAGAACGAGGGCATCCTGCCGCTGCGGCCGGCCGCCGGAACGGTTGCCCTGATCGGACCGAACGCCGACAGCGCCCGGCACCTGCTCGGTGACTACTCCTTCGCCGCCCACGTCGAGTCGCTGTTGGAGGCGCGCGAGCGGAAGGGCCTGCTCGGCCAGACGATGACGGTCCCGGACGACCTCGAGATGGAGGAGAGCACGGACGGGGTGCCCACGGTGCGCGACGAGCTCACGGCTCGCCTGGGTGACCGGGTGCGCTACGCGCACGGGTGCGACGTGATCGACGCGTCGAGGGACGGTTTCGGCGAGGCGGTCGCGGCCGCCGCGGCCGCCGACGTCGCGGTGCTGGTCCTGGGAGACCGCTCGGGGCTGACGACCCGGGCCACGACGGGAGAGTCGAGGGACCGGTCCAGCCTGGAGCTGCCCGGTGTCCAGGAGGACCTGGTCCGTGCCGTCGTCGCCACCGGCACCCCCGTGGTGGCGGTGCTCGTCGCCGGCCGGCCGGTCGGCGGCGACTTCCTGCACGAGGAGTGCGCCGCGGTGCTGATGGCCTGGCTGCCCGGGCAGACCGGGGCACGGGCGATCGCCGAGGTCCTGCTCGGCGAGGTGAACCCGAGCGGGAAGCTGCCCATCTCCTACCCCCGCTCCGTTGGCCAGATCCCCGTCTTCTACGGGCACAAGGTGTCCGGCGGGCGGTCGCACTGGCACGGCGACTACGTCGACTCGCCCGTCAGCCCGCGATACCCCTTCGGCCACGGGCTCGGGTACGCCCCGTTCGTCGTCGAGAACGTCACGCTCGACCGCGCCGAAGTGGCCGCCGGGGACAGCGTCACCGTGGAGGTCACCGTGGCCAACACGGGTGACCGAGCAGGTGAGGAAGTGGTTCAGCTCTACATCAGGGATCCGCAGGCGTCGGTCACCCGGCCCGTGCTCGAGTTGAAGAGCTTCGCCCGTGTGAGCGCCGGTCCGGGCCGGCGAACGGCCGTACGATTCCGCCTCCCGACGGGTCAGCTTGGTTTCTATAACCGCAACATGGACTACGCACTAGAAACCGGACATATTGAGGTACATGTCGGTTTCTCCTCCGACGCGCTCACCCTCGCGGGGACGTTCGCCATCACCGGCGACGCCGGCCGGCCCGAGGTCCGAAAGGCCTACACGGGCACCGTCAGCGTGGTGGAAGTGCCGCCGGCGACCGCGCGGCCGAGATGACGGCGCGGCAGGTGGGGCGGGGGATCGGAGCGATCCGGCCGTGCCCTTTTCGGACATGTGGACCGCGTGTAACGAGTCCGAAATGGGTCTTGTCTTGGCTTTCGTTATCGCGTTAAATGTTGGAAACGTAACCGATAACGATTGCAATGTAGAGAGGGTGGCATGGCCGACGGCGATACGCCGGTGACGATGAGCGACGTCGCGCGTCTGGCGGGCGTCTCCACCGCGACGGTGTCGCGGGTGGTCAACGGGCGTTACGGCGTCAGTGCCAGCACCATCGCGCAGGTCCGTTCGGCCATCGAACGACTGGGCTACGAGTCGAGTCTCGTGGCGACCAGCCTGCGCCGCAGCCGCACCAACGTTCTGGGCCTGGTGACGCACAGCTTCCAGTCCTATACGGCCGAGGTGCTCAAGGGCGTGATGGAGGCCCTGAGCCAGTCCGGCTTCGACCTGATCATCTATGCCAACAGCGATCTCTACGGAACGTACTCGGAGGGCTGGGAGCAGCGGCACCTGACCCGCCTTTCGGGCACGCTCACCGACGGATGCATCGTGGTCACGCCCTGGGGTGAGGTGCGGAGCAGCACCCCGGTCGTGGTCATCGATCCGGTGAGGGACTCGACGGTCCCGTCCGTGACGGCCGACAACCTCACGGGCGCCACTCAGGTGGTCGAGCATCTGCTCGGCCTGGGGCATCGGCGTGTCGGATTCATCGCGGGCCGTTCCAGCCTCGCGGCGGCCTGGTCGCGTGAGGAGGGGTACCGCAGGGCGCTGGCCGAAGCGGGAGTCCCGGCCGATCCGACGTTGGTCGGCAGGGGGGACTTCAATCCCGAGTCCGCGATCCCGCTGGCGCGCGCGTTGCTGGAGAGGCCTGACCGGCCGACGGCGATCTTCGCGGCGAGCGACGGGATGGCCCTGAAGGTCCTGGAGGTCGCGAAGGAGCTGGGGCTCGACGTGCCCGGCGACCTGTCGGTGGTCGGATTCGACAACATTCCGGAGTCGGCGCTGGCCGAGCCGGCGCTGACCACCGTGGACCAGTCGATGTACCGCCTCGGATACGAGGCCGCCCACATGCTGAAGTCGCTGGTGACCGGTGAGTGGGAGGGCCCTCGCCAGATACTGCTTCCGACCCGGTTGGTGGTCCGTGGCTCCACCGCGCCACCGAAGATCACTGCGCCATCGAAGACCGCGACGAGAGTCTGACACCCGACCCCAGGTGCACGGACCAGGTGCACCTGGTGTTCAGGAATACATGAAAACCAGTGACGAACGGAGGTGCGGACACCCAAACAGAAACCGCGTCACACTCACCGAGAAACTAGGTCGGCTGAGCGGCCCCACCCGCTGCCGACCATCAAAGGAGTTTCGGTATGACGTTACTGTATCACGGCAGGATGCGTCCCATGGGCGCACGCCGGCTCCCGGCGGCGATCATCGCCGGAGTCATGGCGCTCGCGGCGGTGTTACTCGCGCCGCGACCGGTTGCGGCGGCCACGCCGTGGCTGACCGTCTCGGACGACGGCTACGTGTCGTTCAGCGTCCCGGCGGCGGACGTCCAGGCCGGCATGGGCCAGGTGTCCCAGGTCGTCATCGAGGGGAACTTCGGCCCCTCCTCCACCTGGGTGGAGTACG
This genomic window from Microbispora sp. ZYX-F-249 contains:
- a CDS encoding SRPBCC family protein — encoded protein: MASESRHISERIDRPADEVYEYASDPANLPTWAPGLGEAVENVDGQWFVQTPSGRVGFAFVERNAYGVLDHEVTLPSGEVVYNPMRVIPDGDGCEVVFTLRRLPGVSDEDFARDAGLVQADLTRLKQVLEAPGA
- a CDS encoding fumarylacetoacetate hydrolase family protein, with the protein product MHIVRYRRHADPRAHIAVVNDGILSTLPVAGMSELLRHRKEEIEGMCADATPDGLLSEVRLLAPVDGATEVWASGVTYLRSRDARVEESALKSVYELVYDAERPELFFKSPAWRVVVDGEPVGIRSDSVLNVPEPELALVVNRFEEIVGYVVCNDMSSRSVEGENPLYLPQAKTYAGACALSSGIRPAWEVDASDLAIRMTVAREGVVVWDGTTSTSQIRRSFTELTAYLFHSENHPHGVVLSTGTGLVPELDFRLHAGDLITVSIEEVGELRNQVVVGKDHFGFLTPP
- a CDS encoding glycoside hydrolase family 3 N-terminal domain-containing protein, whose amino-acid sequence is MTTVESGAIYTDRAAPVEERVADLLARMTREEKLAQLGSVWAFSLMDGGRYSEERAQTVLRHGLGHVTRVAGATNLKAVQVARAANAIQRFLVTRTRLGIPAIVHEEVCSGLMAREATIFPQAIGVASTWEPELNRRLADAVRAQMRAMGSHQGLSPVLDVVRDPRWGRTEETYGEDPYLVARMGVAFVRGLQGDCPAEGVIATAKHFVGYGASEGGLNWAPAHLPPRLLREVYLYPFEAAVREAGLQSVMAGYHELDGIPCHANRELLTEVLRGEWGFTGTVVSDYFAVDDLHSYHRFAEDKRQAAAAALTAGTDVELPATDAYADALARALDAGEVGEGEVDEAVARVLRHKFELGLFENPYVDETAVAVTVNAERHREVALETARRSLVLLKNEGILPLRPAAGTVALIGPNADSARHLLGDYSFAAHVESLLEARERKGLLGQTMTVPDDLEMEESTDGVPTVRDELTARLGDRVRYAHGCDVIDASRDGFGEAVAAAAAADVAVLVLGDRSGLTTRATTGESRDRSSLELPGVQEDLVRAVVATGTPVVAVLVAGRPVGGDFLHEECAAVLMAWLPGQTGARAIAEVLLGEVNPSGKLPISYPRSVGQIPVFYGHKVSGGRSHWHGDYVDSPVSPRYPFGHGLGYAPFVVENVTLDRAEVAAGDSVTVEVTVANTGDRAGEEVVQLYIRDPQASVTRPVLELKSFARVSAGPGRRTAVRFRLPTGQLGFYNRNMDYALETGHIEVHVGFSSDALTLAGTFAITGDAGRPEVRKAYTGTVSVVEVPPATARPR
- a CDS encoding SDR family oxidoreductase; this encodes MTTTLITGANKGLGFETARRLVEAGHTVYVGSRDAERGRRAAERLGARWVLLDVTDDASVAAAAKTVEADGGLDVLVNNAGIEERTETNAVTGAAGTTADLMRHVFETNVFGLVRVTHAFLPLLERSAAPVVVNVSSGLASLAAASSPGSPAYAYPGVAYPASKSAVNMITVQYAKAFPGMRINAVEPGYTATDLNGHTGTQTVEEGAEIIVRMARLGPDGPTGGYFDARGPLPW
- a CDS encoding MFS transporter, with product MRKLMVPARSADGSLARNREFRLLWLSFTMSVAADQIFPVTITIAALDAGGTASTVGAIFTCRWIAIIVFALLGGLWADRLPRRTVMVASLGFQCCVAAVGLSGGTSTWLLGLLVFLAGAAEAFHRPAYQACLSSVLTPAQRPAGAALTAVSWRLGAVVGPGLGAYVVTAWSARIGFLAVLTAYLLGLVLLLPLREPVVRAGPRASAVREIGDGLSEVSRRRWVLGVIVAVALQQMFTIAPAQVLLPLVSRETFGGDAVYGTALALLSVGGLAGGLIGMRWRPARPGLAAITGLALYGVVPLALAWPVSPEFVYACYITAGLGLEVFAVQWVVNLQKEIPPDRLARVTSVDWLAASVMTPIGLTLTGPAGAAMGRQTLLLIGAAAGFAVPMATVFLRGMSRFQSDVTPLRGDPASDAASPLRTP
- a CDS encoding LacI family DNA-binding transcriptional regulator; amino-acid sequence: MADGDTPVTMSDVARLAGVSTATVSRVVNGRYGVSASTIAQVRSAIERLGYESSLVATSLRRSRTNVLGLVTHSFQSYTAEVLKGVMEALSQSGFDLIIYANSDLYGTYSEGWEQRHLTRLSGTLTDGCIVVTPWGEVRSSTPVVVIDPVRDSTVPSVTADNLTGATQVVEHLLGLGHRRVGFIAGRSSLAAAWSREEGYRRALAEAGVPADPTLVGRGDFNPESAIPLARALLERPDRPTAIFAASDGMALKVLEVAKELGLDVPGDLSVVGFDNIPESALAEPALTTVDQSMYRLGYEAAHMLKSLVTGEWEGPRQILLPTRLVVRGSTAPPKITAPSKTATRV
- a CDS encoding helix-turn-helix transcriptional regulator, which encodes MDTGTTQLAQLALQLEHAVDKLRGIPVGVELVDDNELVQRRILEAAHTARELRAMHPVGSTDRGRQEQRSRRRVLDALQRGMEMRTIVHASVLDDPGKAARIRELHSSGDLHRVVDEPIQQLLVFDRTVAFVRTTPVAYSPGALLIRQPTLITMLVDLFEHMWRKARDVTEPVQRLTAREREVLDLIAEGRSNSAVARALSITEAAVGKHVASVFAKLELPATEDVNRRVLAVLAYLRGTAR
- a CDS encoding helix-turn-helix transcriptional regulator yields the protein MATTEFGEAVRRWRDRASPEAAGLPGGGHRRAAGLRREELAMLAGISVDYVTRLEQGRASHPSAQVVEALARALRLSGTERAHLFRLAGLVPPGPETVSAYVTPGVQRMLDRLAGTPVAVFDACWTLLIANPPYAALMGDPSGWRGDQRNAVWRHFLGPGSRARHTPESLRAFEAGLVADLRATRDRYPGDQRLRRLVADLRANSDRFAELWDSGTVGRHQAGRKTIDHPDVGPLTLDCDVLTVTGSDLRVMVYTAEPGTEDAERLALLTVLGTQSLTG
- a CDS encoding LacI family DNA-binding transcriptional regulator: MTVVDEPSASEPEPLTLAQLAELAGVSKATVSKVVNGRSAVAPETRAMIEDLIREHGFRRQRRRSSPAAVLELVFHELAGDYPTEIVRGVGRVAREHHLAVAISELQGNHTPGGDWLEDVLMRRPTGVIAVFSDLTGLQRERLATRKIPLVLLDPTDDPGHRTPSVGAGNWNGGLSATRHLLELGHRRIAIITGPSHALSSRARLDGYRAALDTAGVPVDPDLICPGDYQIEDGLTHTHRLLRMPNPPTAVFASNDGQAIGVYHAAHQLGLRIPEDLSVIGFDDMPPMRWAIPPLTTIHQPLTEMAAAAARMLVTLARGEPLPHNRQEFATALVVRDSTAPPKQR
- a CDS encoding cellulose binding domain-containing protein; translation: MRAGSAPVNGWTVKWTWPGGQTISSVWNGEQSGSGSSVTVRNAPYNGSIAAGSSTTFGFTANGSAATPAVTCTSP